One Proteinivorax tanatarense DNA segment encodes these proteins:
- the der gene encoding ribosome biogenesis GTPase Der — protein MGLPVVAIVGKPNVGKSTLFNRLVSERLAIVEDKPGATRDRLYSKAQWLNNSFYVVDTGGMVFEKEDSLAGEVTKQAQIAVDECDVIIYVVDGRVGVTAEDQYIASILRKVNKPVVLAVNKIEEYKKQESDIYEFYTLGFDSLTAISASNGLGVGELLDEIVDNFPAGSPAEEDEDSLKLAFIGKPNAGKSSMVNRLLGEERVIVSDIPGTTRDAIDSKFIYEDKEYILVDTAGLRRKSKISEGIEYYSVLRAIRSIERCNVALLVIDAEDGITEQDKKIAGIAHEQGKPTIITVNKWDLVQKDNQTTNDFTKEVRRELPFLHYAPILFVSAKTGQRVIKLISMSEEVYENACTRIPTSLLNEIIIEATSITPPPSDKGKRLKIMYSSQVSVNPPFFVMFVNDPDLMHFSYLRFLENQLRETFGFKGTPIRIGVRQRSE, from the coding sequence ATGGGACTACCAGTAGTAGCTATAGTAGGAAAACCTAACGTTGGAAAATCAACTTTGTTTAATAGATTGGTATCAGAGCGACTTGCCATTGTAGAGGATAAGCCTGGGGCCACTAGGGATAGGCTTTATAGTAAGGCCCAATGGTTAAACAATAGTTTTTATGTAGTTGATACCGGAGGTATGGTTTTTGAAAAGGAAGACTCTTTAGCAGGTGAAGTAACAAAACAAGCACAAATAGCTGTTGATGAATGTGATGTGATAATTTATGTTGTAGATGGGAGAGTTGGAGTTACAGCTGAGGATCAGTACATAGCGTCTATTTTAAGAAAAGTAAATAAACCCGTAGTTTTAGCTGTGAATAAAATTGAAGAGTATAAAAAACAAGAAAGTGACATATATGAGTTCTATACTCTGGGATTTGACTCCTTAACTGCTATTTCAGCATCTAATGGTTTAGGAGTTGGAGAACTATTAGATGAAATTGTCGATAATTTCCCCGCAGGCTCACCTGCAGAAGAGGATGAAGATAGTTTAAAGTTAGCGTTTATCGGAAAACCAAACGCAGGAAAGTCTTCGATGGTAAATAGATTATTAGGGGAAGAAAGAGTAATTGTTAGCGATATCCCAGGAACTACAAGGGATGCTATAGATAGTAAATTTATCTATGAAGACAAAGAATACATTTTAGTAGATACTGCTGGTTTGCGTAGAAAAAGTAAAATTTCTGAGGGAATTGAGTATTATAGTGTACTTCGTGCCATAAGAAGTATAGAAAGGTGTAATGTTGCTCTTTTAGTAATTGATGCAGAAGATGGTATAACAGAACAGGATAAAAAAATAGCAGGTATTGCCCATGAACAAGGGAAGCCAACGATTATCACCGTAAATAAATGGGATTTAGTTCAAAAAGATAATCAAACTACTAATGATTTTACAAAAGAAGTTAGAAGAGAACTACCTTTTTTACATTATGCTCCAATCCTTTTTGTGTCTGCTAAGACAGGTCAAAGAGTTATTAAGCTTATATCTATGTCTGAGGAAGTGTATGAAAATGCCTGTACTAGAATACCAACAAGCTTACTTAATGAAATCATCATAGAAGCTACATCTATAACTCCACCTCCTTCAGATAAAGGAAAGAGGCTGAAAATAATGTACTCAAGTCAAGTGTCAGTAAATCCACCTTTTTTTGTTATGTTTGTAAATGACCCTGATTTAATGCATTTTTCATATCTTAGGTTTTTAGAGAATCAACTACGAGAAACTTTTGGATTTAAGGGGACTCCGATAAGGATAGGTGTAAGACAAAGAAGTGAATAA
- the plsY gene encoding glycerol-3-phosphate 1-O-acyltransferase PlsY, protein MLNWLWIIVSYIIGSVSFAYIVSKLHSGIDIRNYGSGNAGATNVHRVLGIKAFAAVSILDILKGYFAVAIAISLFDNELLIIFSALAVIIGHNWPIFLNFKGGKGIASTLGVIAALSFTSFIILVVLMATIIYITRYMSLASLVATLIAPFLIMLLVDNGAYYTVLTFILTILAWFTHRQNIARLLNGQERKIGDI, encoded by the coding sequence TTGCTTAATTGGCTATGGATAATTGTAAGTTATATTATCGGTTCAGTTTCATTTGCTTATATTGTTTCTAAACTTCATTCCGGTATAGACATTAGAAATTATGGTAGCGGAAATGCAGGAGCTACAAATGTTCATAGGGTTTTAGGAATCAAGGCTTTTGCGGCGGTATCAATATTGGACATTTTAAAAGGATACTTTGCAGTTGCAATTGCTATATCATTATTTGACAATGAATTATTAATAATTTTTTCAGCTCTTGCTGTAATTATTGGACATAACTGGCCGATTTTTCTTAATTTTAAAGGGGGAAAAGGTATAGCTTCAACATTGGGTGTAATAGCAGCTTTGTCATTTACTTCTTTTATAATTTTAGTTGTTCTTATGGCTACTATTATTTATATTACTAGATATATGTCTTTGGCATCACTTGTTGCTACTTTGATAGCACCGTTTTTAATTATGTTATTAGTAGATAATGGTGCTTATTATACTGTACTCACATTTATTTTAACAATTTTAGCATGGTTTACCCATCGGCAAAATATTGCAAGACTTTTAAACGGTCAGGAAAGGAAAATTGGTGATATTTAA
- a CDS encoding DUF512 domain-containing protein — protein sequence MKHKIKDTATNSIAHQLKIKKGDFLVAINDQVPEDIIDYNLLQTEEYISLCIEKSNGEQYIFEIEKEFHEDLGIIFENPVLDKIKSCHNNCVFCFIDQLPLGMRKTLGVKDDDYRISFLYGNYVTLTNLTQQEISRIIKLNLSPLYISIHVSEDETREKLMGTPKAKGITQILNKLSNAGIDFHGQLVLCPGLNDGKHLEKTLTDLEELIPSLLSLSAVPVGLTSHRTSCFPLKKFNKEESKKVIQVIDYYRNRYKRKCGKSIIYAADEFYVNSQTDIPSKEYYEDYPQLENGIGIISLFMEDLKLVKKSLPKVHKKWQLTLVTSKSAYNYVKSLDSTLNRISNVNSQCIMVENSFFGSSITVAGLLTGQDIFNSLKDKISGDIIFIPRSCLKDDNPIFLDGWTLNELEQKLNTKIKAVDQPSEIIEILGGKKWDYQ from the coding sequence ATGAAACATAAAATAAAAGATACAGCAACCAACTCAATTGCTCATCAGCTGAAAATAAAAAAGGGAGATTTTCTTGTAGCAATAAATGATCAAGTTCCAGAAGATATAATTGATTATAACTTATTACAAACAGAAGAATATATTAGTCTTTGTATTGAAAAATCCAATGGTGAACAATATATTTTTGAAATTGAAAAAGAATTTCACGAAGATCTAGGAATAATTTTTGAAAATCCAGTATTAGATAAAATCAAGAGCTGTCACAATAACTGTGTTTTTTGTTTTATAGATCAACTACCACTAGGGATGAGAAAGACTTTAGGGGTTAAAGACGATGATTACCGCATATCTTTTTTATATGGTAATTATGTAACCTTGACTAATTTGACACAACAAGAGATTTCAAGGATTATTAAGTTAAATCTAAGCCCTTTATACATATCCATACATGTCAGCGAAGATGAAACTAGAGAAAAACTAATGGGAACTCCCAAAGCAAAAGGAATAACCCAAATTTTAAATAAATTATCCAATGCAGGTATTGATTTTCACGGACAATTGGTTTTATGTCCAGGCTTAAATGATGGAAAACATCTAGAAAAAACTTTAACGGATTTAGAAGAATTAATTCCTAGTCTTCTATCTTTATCGGCGGTTCCTGTAGGATTGACATCACACCGAACTAGTTGCTTCCCGCTTAAAAAGTTTAATAAAGAAGAAAGTAAAAAAGTAATACAAGTTATTGACTATTATAGAAATAGATATAAAAGAAAGTGTGGAAAATCAATAATTTACGCTGCTGACGAATTCTACGTTAATTCACAGACTGATATCCCTTCAAAGGAATATTATGAAGATTATCCTCAGTTAGAAAATGGAATTGGAATAATTTCATTATTTATGGAAGATTTAAAATTAGTCAAAAAAAGTTTGCCTAAGGTTCATAAAAAATGGCAGCTAACCTTAGTTACATCAAAGTCGGCATATAATTATGTTAAAAGTCTGGATTCTACATTAAATAGAATTTCCAATGTAAATAGTCAATGCATCATGGTAGAAAATTCGTTTTTTGGAAGTTCAATAACTGTAGCAGGACTTTTAACTGGGCAGGATATATTTAACTCTCTTAAAGATAAAATATCAGGAGATATAATTTTTATTCCTCGAAGTTGCTTAAAAGATGATAACCCAATTTTTTTAGATGGTTGGACATTAAATGAGTTAGAGCAAAAACTTAACACTAAGATAAAAGCTGTAGATCAGCCTAGTGAGATTATAGAAATTTTAGGAGGGAAAAAATGGGACTACCAGTAG